One genomic window of Centropristis striata isolate RG_2023a ecotype Rhode Island chromosome 20, C.striata_1.0, whole genome shotgun sequence includes the following:
- the hmx2 gene encoding homeobox protein HMX2, producing MSNAEDSGSKCSSGPISSFTIQSILGTPSDAPRSGNKELSKGPPPPPPRRRSLSVSSEEECSGGEDSADCFCSDTGHSDPCTQHQPHNFCIGPAKGLLSGSDGLARRPHLPQPLLQDYKEEQERPCHQMSPLSEERQTDGADKQGNSAKKKTRTVFSRSQVYQLESTFDMKRYLSSSERACLASSLQLTETQVKTWFQNRRNKWKRQLSAELEAANMAHASAQTLVGMPLVFRDNSLLRVPVPRSIAFPTPLYYPGSNLPALPLYNLYNKIEY from the exons ATGAGTAACGCAGAAGACAGCGGGAGCAAGTGCTCGTCGGGCCCGATTTCCAGCTTTACCATCCAGTCGATTTTAGGCACGCCGTCCGATGCGCCGCGCTCCGGGAACAAGGAGCTCTCCAAGGGGCCGCCGCCACCGCCGCCACGGAGGCGCTCACTGTCGGTGTCCTCCGAGGAGGAGTGCAGCGGCGGGGAGGACTCAGCGGACTGCTTCTGCTCCGACACGGGTCACAGCGATCCATGCACCCAGCACCAACCCCACAACTTCTGTATAG GTCCCGCTAAAGGACTGCTGTCTGGGAGTGACGGGCTCGCGCGGCGGCCGCACCTGCCACAGCCTCTGCTGCAGGATTataaggaggagcaggagagaccATGCCATCAGATGTCACCTCTGTccgaggagagacagacagacggtgcGGACAAGCAGGGCAACTCAGCGAAGAAGAAGACGCGCACGGTTTTCTCCCGGAGTCAGGTGTACCAGCTGGAGTCCACCTTCGACATGAAGCGGTACCTGAGCAGCTCGGAGCGGGCCTGCTTAGCGTCCAGCCTGCAGCTGACGGAGACTCAGGTCAAGACGTGGTTTCAGAACAGGAGGAACAAATGGAAACGGCAGCTATCAGCTGAACTGGAGGCGGCCAACATGGCCCACGCCTCCGCACAGACTCTAGTCGGGATGCCGCTGGTTTTCAGAGATAACTCCTTACTGCGTGTTCCGGTTCCCCGGTCCATCGCCTTCCCGACGCCCCTTTATTACCCGGGGAGCAACCTGCCAGCGTTACCTTTATACAACCTGTATAACAAGATTGAGTACTGA